The window GAGCGGCCCATCTCAAACCAGGCGAGGTAGTTGCCGTGATGGGCTATGCCCATCTGGTCCGTCTCGGCGTACCTCACCCTGAACAGGGTTACGTTTTCTTCCAACTAAAGATCCCTCCTTATATGACCACTCTATTATACCGCTTCACCGCCGTGAAAAAAGACGTGAATATTTAGGCTATTTAGTTTTGTCATGTGCGACTGTACAGTTGCGGCGATGTGCTACTTTCATGCAGTCACCGACGACCACCAGGTATCCCATCTCGGTCAGTTGCGTCTGGAGGTCGGGGTTTTCCGCTCCAGGCTGAAACCACACCGCTGGCTTTCCGGGCATAGCTTTTATCTGGTCCGCCAGCCCCTCCTGCATGGAGGAGGAGAGAAAAATAGACACTATGTCCACGGCCTCGTCGATCTGGGCCAGAGAGCCCAGACAGGGGAGGCCCAAAATCTCCTTGCCCTCGACCCTGGGATTTATGGGAAACAGCACCACCCCAGCGGCCTTGAGGTA is drawn from Dethiosulfovibrio salsuginis and contains these coding sequences:
- a CDS encoding CoA-binding protein produces the protein MNKDELVKVALCGGGKVAVLGASDKAHRPVSDVMAYLKAAGVVLFPINPRVEGKEILGLPCLGSLAQIDEAVDIVSIFLSSSMQEGLADQIKAMPGKPAVWFQPGAENPDLQTQLTEMGYLVVVGDCMKVAHRRNCTVAHDKTK